In Pseudoalteromonas tetraodonis, the genomic window GCGACGTGCCATATCTTGCTGCATTAAACCTGATACTTGGTGCTCTAATAGTTGACGAATTGCGTTCATTTCTTCACGCATTGTGCTGATGTCACTGGATTCTTTATGCATTGTTTGCTGACGCGGTGCGCTAGGTGAATCTAAATCGTCAAAGCCACTGTCTAAGTCGTCGAAACCTAAGCTATCGGCTTGGGTGCGAGGGCGCACTGGCGCGCTTTGTTCACGTTCAAACATATTTTTAGGTCGTGATTGCACAGGCTCTTGTTCTTGATAGTGACCAGAAGTGTCAATGCCAGAGTGTGAAAACATTGAAGCAAGCTCTGCTGAACGAGGACGTGGAGACTGACGCTCTAGTAAAGCTTGTAAGCTATCTGCAACCTTTGCCTGTGGCTTAGGTTGAGCGCGTTGCGGTTCTGGTTTAACAAAATTATGTGAACTTTGCTCAGTATGTGCAAATGAAGCTCTTGCAGCAGGTTGGCTTTGAGGCTGCTCTGGCGCTTTTGTCGCTGCTTTGTCGTAATCAACTGCAGCAACAATTTCAACGCCATTAGCTAGTTTTTTATTTGACATAATAACCGCATCAACACCCAACTCTTCTTTTACTTCTTTTAGTGCAGTGCGCATGTCTTTAGCAAAAAAACGTTTAATTTTCATAATTCAAACCCCTTTAAAATCTTATTGTTGGCCTACAGAGCTGACAATCTTGATCTGTCTTTCATCTGGTATCTCTTGATAAGACATCACTCGCAATCCTGGAATGGTGTATTTAACAAATCGAGATAACACAGTGCGTAACATTCCTGACGTTAGCAATATTGAAGGTTCACCGGCCATTTCTTGATTTTGATGCGCTTCATTCAATGATGTTTGAAGTCTATCAGCAAGCCCTGGTTCTATTCCGGCACCTTCATCACCTGCATTTTGAAGTGACTGATGCAACATCTGTTCCAACTCAGGCGCCAAGGTTATGACAGGGATTTCAGAAGACATACCAACGGCATCTTGGACGATTAATCTACGCAGTGATATTCGCACTGCAGCCGTTAATACATCTGGGTCTTGGCTACGAGGGCCATACTCAACAAGGGTTTGAACAATTGAACGCATATCTCGTATTGCCACCCCTTCGTTTAATAAATTTTGTAGTACTTTAACGATGGTGGTCAGCGGTAATACCTCAGGTACAAGTCCTTCAACTAAGCGAGGGTGACTCTTACCTAACATATCTAATAAGTTCTGTACTTCTTCATGTCCGAGTAATAATGCGGCGCTATTGGTGAGTAACTGGCTAATATGGGTTGCCACCACGGTCGCCGAATCAACCACCGTGTAACCTAAAGACTGTGCTTCATCTTTTTGATCGGGTTTTATCCAAACCGCATCTAAACCAAACGCAGGATCTTTAGTTTCAATTCCTTTTAGCGGGCCAAATACTTGGCCTGGGTTAATCGCTAATTCATCACCATGTTTAAGCTCACCCTCACCACTTGATACACCCATCATGGTTATGCGGTATGCATTTGGGTCGAGTTCTAGATTATCGCGTATATGCACCGGCGGCACTAAAAAGCCCAGCTCTTGAGATAGTTTTTTACGCACTCCTTTAATACGGTTTAACAGCTCGCCACCTTGTGATTGGTCAACGAGAGGAATGAGTCGGTAACCGACTTCTAGACCAATAACATCAACTTGTTGAACATCATCCCAACCCAGTTCTTTTTGCTCTTGTTTAGCCGCAATTCCGGTACCTGAGGCCGCATTTTCGGCTTCTTCTGCTTCTGCAGCGGCTAATTTCAGTTTATTTTGCTGAGTATAGTATGCAAGGTAACCTAAAAGCGCCCCTAAGCTTAAAAATGCAAGGTGTGGCATACCTGGGACTAAGCCCATAGTAATAAGGATACCTGAGGCAATAAATAACGACTTTTCGTTACCTAATTGCTTCTTAAACTGATCGCCCATGTTGTGCGATTCATTTTGACGGGTTACAACAATTGCAGTACCAATTGAAAGTAGTAATGAAGGTAATTGCGCGACTAAGCCATCACCAATGGTCAATAGTGTGTACACTTCCATAGCGCGTGAAAAACTTAAATCATGTTGGATCATGCCAACAAATAAGCCACCCACAATATTGATCACTAAAATGACTATGCCAGCAATAGCATCGCCTTTTACAAATTTACTAGCACCATCCATAGAACCATAAAAGTCAGCTTCACGAGTTACTTCCTCACGACGTTCTCTGGCTTGCTCGGCACTGATAAAACCGGCATTCATATCTGCATCTATGGCCATTTGCTTACCTGGCATAGCATCTAGAGTAAAACGCGCTGATACTTCTGAAATACGACCAGCACCTTTGGTGATTACCACAAAGTTAATGATGATCAGAATTAAAAACACCACCAAGCCCACGGCGTAGTTACCACCGATTACCACTGAACCAAATGCTTCAATGACTTTACCAGCAGCATCCCCACCGTTATGACCCTCAAGCAGTACCACCCGGGTACTGGCCACATTGAGTGCTAAGCGCATTATGGTTGCAATTAACAGCACGGCTGGGAACATACCAAACTCAAGCGGTTTCATGGTGTATACAGTGACCAGTAATACAACTAACGCAAGCGCGATATTAAACGAAAATAATATATCAAGCAGGAATGGAGGCAGTGGTAAAATAACCATACCCAGCGCAGCCAACACCAAAAGCGGTGTACCAACGCCCTTCGCATATTCTTTTTTATCTTTATTAAGTTGTTGTAATACCGCTTTAAATTCCATAACTCTACAATTTCAAAAAATTGACACTACGCTGAAATTGCAATAACTATTCCAAGTTAGTTGGTTAGCAGTTAATACTTAAATTCATCGGGGATAGGCAGCTTTTTATTAAGGGCAACAGGGCGTTTTCCACGGCCTTTTTTAAACCGTTTAAGCTGAAACACATAAGCAAGCACTTGAGCAACCGCAGTAAATAGCTGATCGGGGATTTGCTCACCCACTTCTGCAGTATGATAAAGCGCTCGGGTTAAAGTTGGAGACTCAACAATAGGCACTTCATTACCCAATGCAATTTTACGAATTTGCATGGCGAGCTCATCCACACCTTTGGCTAATACAATAGGCGCGCCTGCTCGCTCTGTATCGTATTTTAAAGCTACGGAATAGTGAGTAGGGTTGGTAACAATAACATCGGCGTCTGGCACATCCTGCATCATTCTCTTTTGCGACATTTGACGTTGGGTTTGCCTTATGCGCGCTTTAATCTGCGGATCACCTTCTGAGTTTTTATATTCGTCTTTTACCTCTTGCATAGTCATTTTAAGCTGTTTGTTATGACTATAGCTTTGAAATGGGGCGTCAATAGCAGCAATAATAATTAAGGTGCAAGACATGGCTAAAAACATCCACGCTAAAATTTCCAAAGCATGAACAATATTGCCAGGCGCACTTTCTATACTTAAATGTAAGATTTCATCAAAAAACGTATTAATTAAAAAAATAGCAAATGCGGCCACCAAGCCAAACTTTAATAATGACTTAAGCAATTCTATAGCCGCTTGTGGACCAAACATGCGGGTAAAGCCTTTCATTGGCGACATTTTACTGGCTTTGGGCGCAGCTGCTTGCCAACTAAAATTAAAGCCGCCAAGCATGGTATTACCGATAAATGCAGCCAATACAATAATGAGTACAAACATCGACATAGGAAATAACAGTACGTCGGCCACCTCTCCCCATACGGCAAACATTTTGGTGGTGTCGTAGGTTTCATTGCGGTTAAGACTCAGCATTCTTCCCATAATGCGGTACAAGCCTTTGCCAATTTCAGGCCCATACATTAATAAGGAAATAGCAGAAAAAATAAGCACAAACATGGTACCTAACTCTTTAGAACGCGCTATTTGGCCTTTCTTTTTAGCATCATCAACTTTTTTTGGGGTGGGTTCTTCGGTTTTTTCTTGTCCGGAATCTTCAGCCATTACGCTCTCCTAAGGGGAACAACCAATTAGAGTACACATCAGCTCAACCATTTTTAGCCATTGGAACTCAAACTGAGTGACAAAGTTACCGAGCGTTGCCCAAATAATAACGAGCCCTGCCACTAAGGTAAACGGGAAGCCTATCGAGAAAATATTTAACTGCGGTGCAGCACGGGTCATAATACCAAATGCCATATTAATAACCAGCATGGCGGTTAATGGTGCTAATGACAGCACTAATGCAGTGGTAAACATCCAACCACCCCATGTCACTATGTCCCAGTAATGATCAACCGCCCACCAATTGCCATCAATCGGGAGTACTTCAAAACTGTGCACCACCATTTGAATCATCATTAAATGACCATTAAACACAAAAAATAATAAGGTAGCTAATATTAGATAAAATTGCCCCACTGCAGGCACACTCATCCCATTAGAGGGGTCAACAACAGATGCAAAACCTAAACCGGTTTGCATAGCAAGAATTTGACCGGCTAACACAAACGTATTGAGTAATAGTGTGGACGCAAAACCAATTGCGACACCAATCAACATTTGTTGGAGTACCACTAAAATCATTTCAAAAGAAAATAGATTAGTAAATGTAGCAGCAGGAAGAACAGGAACAACTAAGAAGGTGACCACTACAGCCAAGCCCATTTTTATTCGAGCAGGTACGTTTTTTGCGCCAATACCCGCCATGATCATGATCATAGAGCTGATGCGCACTAAGGGCAGTAAAAAATCACTTAACCATTGAATGACAACGGAAAATGGAAATTCCATTGTTAACCTGCAATTTCGGGGATAAGCAGCACTAAGCGATTAAAAAAGTCCATTAGCTCTTGAGTAAACCAATGTCCTCCCACAATCAGGGCACTGATGGTGATTAATAAACGCGGTAAAAAACTCAGTGTTTGTTCGTTAATTGAGGTTGCTGCCTGAAACACAGCCACAACCAACCCAATAATTAAGCCAGGTACCACAATGGCAGACACCAGCTTAATCACTAAAAATAGGGCTCCACTTAAAATATCAACAAATACTTCAGGTTCCATGGACGACTCCTAGTGTGGTTGGTTCAATGAAGAGTGCACAACTACGTGCCCAAGCCAAAGCTTTTAGCGAGTGTACCCATCACCAAGCTCCACCCATCAACCAATACAAACAACATAATTTTAAACGGTAGCGACACAATCATGGGCGATAGCATCATCATACCCATGGCCATCAATACCGATGCAACCACCAAATCGACAATCAAAAAGGGAATAAAAAACATAAAACCAATAATAAAAGCGGTTTGTAACTCACTGGTCACAAACGCAGGAATAAGCACAACCATTGGCGTTGCTTCAGGCGAGTCAAGCTGATCGTAACCTGCTATTTTAGCAAAGGTTTCTAAATCTTTTATACGTACCTGTGAGAGCATAAACGCTTTCATTGGCTCTTTGGCTAAATCAAGTGCTTCAAGTGACGTTACTTGTTCACTTAAATACGGTTCGATAGCTCGCTCATTTATTTGCTCATAAATTGGCGCCATAATAAAAATACTTAAAAACAGCGACATACCTAGTAATACTTGGTTCGAAGGCGTTTGCTGCAAACCAATGGCTTGGCGCAAAATAGCTAAAACAACAATAATTCGAGTGAAAGAGGTCATCATGATAATGGCGGCTGGAATAAAGCTCATAGCCGTCATGATCGCCAACACTTGTAGCGTCACTGAGTAGTCTTGGGTGCCATCGGCATTAGTAGTGATCGTCAGCGCGTCAATCCCCTCGGCATTGACCCCTGGGACAAACACCATGGCAAATAGGAAAAGCAGCCATTTAGTCATAATATTAGTTCTTTTTATTTTGATTAAGTTGCGGATTCAACATTTTGCCAAACCGCTTCGCTAATTCTGGTAACTCTTTTTCTGTTAGGGGGGTTTCTAACTTGTGTAGATAATTAATACTGTGTGGAGTAACCCCTAATAGGTGCTGTGCATTATCTATTTCAACCACCATTAAGCGCTCACGTGATCCCAACGGAAGACTGCGGATCACTTTAAACTCATCGTTATTGGTTAAATTTGGATTGAGCTTTTTTACAAAAAAAGCCAACACTAAAATTAACACCACAACCATACCCAAAGATAACACCATGGATACGATATCTGTGGTCGGTGTTGCAGCATCTGTTGCTGCAAACACCGAATTGCTTAAACTGGCTAGTGCTATCATCGTAACTTTTTGATCCGTTCAACCTGGCTAATTACATCCGTTAAACGAATACCGAACTTATCGTTCACCACAACCACTTCGCCATGCGCAATCAAAGTACCATTAACTAAAACATCGAGCGGTTCGCCGGCAACCCTGTCAAGCTCAACGACCGAACCTTGGTTAAGTTGTAATAAATTACGAATATTAATTTTAGAACGCCCTACTTCCATAGAAATAGTAACGGGAATATCTAAAATAGTATCGAGTTTACGTTTTTCTTCACCGCTGAGTTCATGCTTTGAATCATCAAGCTCATCAAGCTCGGTTACTTTGACCTCAGGACTATCGTCAGTGCCTTCAGCTTCAGCAAGTGCTGCTGCCCATTCGTCCATTGTATCTTGATCATCGCTCATACTTTTAACCTTTTAATCAATTACCAGTCTAAGTCTACACCGTTTGAAAGGTGTAAATCATCTTCTAGTTCTGCTAATTCTGCATCTGAATCAATTTTTTTGCCGCCTTTGGTAAAGACATGCAGCTCAGATTTAACTGAATCAGGGCGTTTAATTTTTTCACTAATTTGTAGCGCAACGTTATCGCGTGAACGACCCATTTTAGCTCTAAATGTAGGGAGTTCTTCCACAAATACGGTAATATGCTCAGGCATTTCAACTGGAATTATATCCCCAGCTTTGAGCTCCATTATTTGTTTTAAGCTTAAATCAACTTCAAGTAGCTGGGTCGATAAATCGACTTCTACGTCCATTATTTCGTCACGAAGCGCCTTACTCCAACGTAAATCGGTATCTTCAGTATCAGACTGAACACCCGCATCCAATAGCTCTCTGATAGGTTCGAGCATTGAATAAGGTAGCGCAATATGAAAGTCTCCCCCGCCACCATCCAGCTCAATATGAAAAGAGCTGATAACCACTACTTCGGTTGGGCTAACAATATTAGCCATCGCAGGGTTTACCTCAGAATCGAGGTACTCGAACGACACATCCATCACCGGTGCCCATGCTTCTTTGTAATCTTCAAAGATTATTTTCAGCAGCATTTGCACGATTCGGCGTTCTGTTGGGGTAAATTCACGTCCTTCAATTTTGGCATGATAACGGCCATCGCCACCAAAGAAGTTGTCTACCAGTATAAATACTAAGCGTGCTTCCATGGTAATAAGGCCGGTGCCTTTTAGTGGGCGAAAACGCACCATATTCAAACTCGTTGGTACAAACAAGGTATGTATGTACTCACCAAACTTGATCATTTGCACGCCGTTAATTGACACCTCAGCGGTGCGGCGCATCATGTTAAATAAGCTGATTCGCATGTGACGGGCAAATCGCTCGTTAACAATTT contains:
- the flhA gene encoding flagellar biosynthesis protein FlhA, encoding MEFKAVLQQLNKDKKEYAKGVGTPLLVLAALGMVILPLPPFLLDILFSFNIALALVVLLVTVYTMKPLEFGMFPAVLLIATIMRLALNVASTRVVLLEGHNGGDAAGKVIEAFGSVVIGGNYAVGLVVFLILIIINFVVITKGAGRISEVSARFTLDAMPGKQMAIDADMNAGFISAEQARERREEVTREADFYGSMDGASKFVKGDAIAGIVILVINIVGGLFVGMIQHDLSFSRAMEVYTLLTIGDGLVAQLPSLLLSIGTAIVVTRQNESHNMGDQFKKQLGNEKSLFIASGILITMGLVPGMPHLAFLSLGALLGYLAYYTQQNKLKLAAAEAEEAENAASGTGIAAKQEQKELGWDDVQQVDVIGLEVGYRLIPLVDQSQGGELLNRIKGVRKKLSQELGFLVPPVHIRDNLELDPNAYRITMMGVSSGEGELKHGDELAINPGQVFGPLKGIETKDPAFGLDAVWIKPDQKDEAQSLGYTVVDSATVVATHISQLLTNSAALLLGHEEVQNLLDMLGKSHPRLVEGLVPEVLPLTTIVKVLQNLLNEGVAIRDMRSIVQTLVEYGPRSQDPDVLTAAVRISLRRLIVQDAVGMSSEIPVITLAPELEQMLHQSLQNAGDEGAGIEPGLADRLQTSLNEAHQNQEMAGEPSILLTSGMLRTVLSRFVKYTIPGLRVMSYQEIPDERQIKIVSSVGQQ
- the flhB gene encoding flagellar biosynthesis protein FlhB codes for the protein MAEDSGQEKTEEPTPKKVDDAKKKGQIARSKELGTMFVLIFSAISLLMYGPEIGKGLYRIMGRMLSLNRNETYDTTKMFAVWGEVADVLLFPMSMFVLIIVLAAFIGNTMLGGFNFSWQAAAPKASKMSPMKGFTRMFGPQAAIELLKSLLKFGLVAAFAIFLINTFFDEILHLSIESAPGNIVHALEILAWMFLAMSCTLIIIAAIDAPFQSYSHNKQLKMTMQEVKDEYKNSEGDPQIKARIRQTQRQMSQKRMMQDVPDADVIVTNPTHYSVALKYDTERAGAPIVLAKGVDELAMQIRKIALGNEVPIVESPTLTRALYHTAEVGEQIPDQLFTAVAQVLAYVFQLKRFKKGRGKRPVALNKKLPIPDEFKY
- the fliR gene encoding flagellar biosynthetic protein FliR, yielding MEFPFSVVIQWLSDFLLPLVRISSMIMIMAGIGAKNVPARIKMGLAVVVTFLVVPVLPAATFTNLFSFEMILVVLQQMLIGVAIGFASTLLLNTFVLAGQILAMQTGLGFASVVDPSNGMSVPAVGQFYLILATLLFFVFNGHLMMIQMVVHSFEVLPIDGNWWAVDHYWDIVTWGGWMFTTALVLSLAPLTAMLVINMAFGIMTRAAPQLNIFSIGFPFTLVAGLVIIWATLGNFVTQFEFQWLKMVELMCTLIGCSP
- a CDS encoding flagellar biosynthetic protein FliQ; protein product: MEPEVFVDILSGALFLVIKLVSAIVVPGLIIGLVVAVFQAATSINEQTLSFLPRLLITISALIVGGHWFTQELMDFFNRLVLLIPEIAG
- the fliP gene encoding flagellar type III secretion system pore protein FliP (The bacterial flagellar biogenesis protein FliP forms a type III secretion system (T3SS)-type pore required for flagellar assembly.), with translation MTKWLLFLFAMVFVPGVNAEGIDALTITTNADGTQDYSVTLQVLAIMTAMSFIPAAIIMMTSFTRIIVVLAILRQAIGLQQTPSNQVLLGMSLFLSIFIMAPIYEQINERAIEPYLSEQVTSLEALDLAKEPMKAFMLSQVRIKDLETFAKIAGYDQLDSPEATPMVVLIPAFVTSELQTAFIIGFMFFIPFLIVDLVVASVLMAMGMMMLSPMIVSLPFKIMLFVLVDGWSLVMGTLAKSFGLGT
- the fliO gene encoding flagellar biosynthetic protein FliO, whose protein sequence is MIALASLSNSVFAATDAATPTTDIVSMVLSLGMVVVLILVLAFFVKKLNPNLTNNDEFKVIRSLPLGSRERLMVVEIDNAQHLLGVTPHSINYLHKLETPLTEKELPELAKRFGKMLNPQLNQNKKN
- the fliN gene encoding flagellar motor switch protein FliN; translation: MSDDQDTMDEWAAALAEAEGTDDSPEVKVTELDELDDSKHELSGEEKRKLDTILDIPVTISMEVGRSKINIRNLLQLNQGSVVELDRVAGEPLDVLVNGTLIAHGEVVVVNDKFGIRLTDVISQVERIKKLR
- the fliM gene encoding flagellar motor switch protein FliM, yielding MSDLLSQDEIDALLHGVDEVEEEDIHDGEDGEGSTLQYDFSSQDRIVRGRMPTLEIVNERFARHMRISLFNMMRRTAEVSINGVQMIKFGEYIHTLFVPTSLNMVRFRPLKGTGLITMEARLVFILVDNFFGGDGRYHAKIEGREFTPTERRIVQMLLKIIFEDYKEAWAPVMDVSFEYLDSEVNPAMANIVSPTEVVVISSFHIELDGGGGDFHIALPYSMLEPIRELLDAGVQSDTEDTDLRWSKALRDEIMDVEVDLSTQLLEVDLSLKQIMELKAGDIIPVEMPEHITVFVEELPTFRAKMGRSRDNVALQISEKIKRPDSVKSELHVFTKGGKKIDSDAELAELEDDLHLSNGVDLDW